A window of the Verrucomicrobiia bacterium genome harbors these coding sequences:
- a CDS encoding transcriptional regulator/antitoxin, MazE: MVKTITKVGNSQGVIFDAALMDLAHLKVGDEVNVEVHEGGTITLTPLRPRPLKEDVSRVIRETMDDYARTMKRLA, encoded by the coding sequence ATGGTTAAAACGATCACCAAGGTGGGGAACTCACAGGGTGTGATTTTCGACGCGGCCCTGATGGACTTGGCCCATCTGAAGGTGGGCGACGAGGTGAATGTGGAAGTCCATGAGGGCGGGACGATCACCCTGACGCCGTTGCGGCCGCGGCCTTTAAAAGAGGACGTGTCCCGGGTCATCCGAGAAACGATGGACGACTATGCCCGGACGATGAAGCGGCTCGCATGA
- a CDS encoding tetratricopeptide repeat protein: protein MNTERPEPANRAAGRRHLVPFAILLALLVLLAWLASRPPAGGGMPPDPEGLPVAADSTSGLRDSGMGVRQPTAPQREPESDEIEVAKRVRAFVQSRLDLADAMARRHGIEVSAEFREFFGLASTGSWEDVEAAYAELMKQRGSSEGSDAMTLIWQPVLETFGVLEVAHRWPAAALLEYGREVLDQAPPGGVVLGGTDPGRFIPTLMNATDGEARVVLTQNTLADASYLDYLQFLHGDRLHLPSQDDSRRAFQAYIADAMQRFEHDRGSPQDARQIRPGEQIEVHPDGRVHVGGQAAVMAINEALVSRLIDLNPDLPFFMEESFPLPSLRSDAVPSGPLIQLGGGDGLDADHARNSVDYWISRAGSLLDDPAVVDAPVVRDSWANLALAQGSLLQDRGLGSEAEAIYRVARDLSPGYPDVVLRHLELLTSQGRWNDATRLVESAIRAAPENVQFQELLHQVQAGEASVRP, encoded by the coding sequence ATGAACACCGAACGTCCGGAGCCAGCCAACAGGGCCGCAGGCCGTCGCCACCTCGTTCCGTTCGCCATCCTGTTGGCCTTGCTGGTCCTCCTGGCGTGGCTCGCCAGCCGTCCTCCCGCCGGCGGGGGGATGCCACCCGATCCGGAGGGCCTTCCCGTTGCCGCCGATTCGACATCCGGACTCCGGGATTCCGGGATGGGAGTCCGCCAACCCACAGCGCCGCAGAGGGAGCCCGAATCTGATGAGATCGAAGTCGCCAAGCGGGTTCGGGCATTCGTGCAGAGCCGTCTCGACCTGGCCGATGCCATGGCGCGACGTCACGGCATCGAAGTGTCCGCTGAGTTCCGCGAATTCTTCGGGCTGGCGTCCACCGGGTCGTGGGAGGACGTCGAGGCCGCCTACGCGGAACTGATGAAGCAGCGCGGGAGCAGCGAAGGGTCGGATGCGATGACCCTGATCTGGCAGCCCGTCCTGGAGACCTTCGGGGTCCTCGAAGTCGCGCACCGATGGCCGGCGGCCGCACTCCTCGAGTACGGACGGGAAGTCCTCGATCAGGCACCTCCCGGCGGCGTGGTCCTTGGGGGAACCGACCCTGGACGCTTCATCCCCACCCTCATGAACGCCACGGACGGGGAAGCCCGCGTGGTCCTCACCCAGAACACGCTGGCGGACGCCTCCTACCTCGACTACCTGCAATTCCTCCATGGCGACCGGCTGCATCTCCCCAGCCAGGACGACAGCCGCCGGGCCTTTCAAGCGTACATCGCGGACGCCATGCAACGGTTCGAGCACGATCGGGGGTCCCCTCAGGACGCGCGACAAATTCGCCCGGGCGAGCAAATTGAAGTGCATCCCGACGGGAGGGTGCACGTCGGCGGCCAGGCGGCGGTAATGGCCATCAATGAAGCGCTGGTCTCCCGGCTGATCGATCTCAACCCGGACCTTCCCTTCTTCATGGAGGAGTCATTCCCGCTGCCAAGCCTTCGATCCGATGCGGTCCCGAGTGGCCCGCTGATCCAATTGGGGGGCGGCGACGGCCTGGATGCTGATCACGCCCGGAACTCAGTGGACTACTGGATCTCCAGGGCAGGCAGTCTGCTTGATGATCCAGCGGTGGTGGATGCGCCCGTGGTCCGCGACTCGTGGGCCAACCTGGCCCTCGCCCAAGGATCCCTGCTCCAAGACCGCGGCCTGGGATCCGAGGCGGAGGCCATATACCGGGTGGCCCGCGACCTGTCACCAGGCTACCCGGATGTGGTCCTCCGCCACCTCGAACTGCTGACATCCCAGGGACGCTGGAACGATGCGACGCGTCTTGTAGAATCCGCGATCCGGGCTGCACCGGAAAACGTCCAGTTTCAGGAACTCCTGCACCAGGTACAAGCCGGCGAGGCATCCGTCCGCCCTTGA
- a CDS encoding sigma-70 family RNA polymerase sigma factor, which produces MNASDSELLQQFVRDGSEGAFTELVHRHVNLVYSAAMRQVGPDVSAAADVTQSVFTDLARKARQLTRHPTLTGWLYSSTRFAAAQQRRTESRRLVRETAAHAMSQLLSSDASEPDWNRLRPVLDEAMHDLNEADRQAVLLRFFEQRPLSEIGARLGLSENTARMRVERALDKLHAALTKRGITSTTAALGATLGAHAVGAVPVGLVERIAPAARSGAATATAGGAVPGKLMLAALALVLGIGALMWTSRHAWNGADSTGAPTGLDRHAVAADASDGGPAIAPGDDVENAADGPASAAAAEPALLSADASGGDNEPALTLTILTKDSGRPVPNVIVNYRGWEGSHFTKRRIAGTRQGEATVRVPPGTTRLELITVAEGFADTKLRWVPERGDTIPTNYTVRLERAARIGGTVVDPEGRPVAGAKVGWNHIDDGLDPKGIESQEFDWIEVETDAVGRWQIHRIAESMLERLTGGATHPEFQPAAHVGHHGWPERDALVKQLRNQTHVFRLKAAGQLQGIVLNEAGEPLAGATVLVGRKGFVGSRESRTEPDGTFEVRGTELGATPVTAEAEGYASKTVQLTLTRENAPVQLVLGPGTPLRLRLVNQAGAPVSQAYVWLNTMDRSPQPVGAVTTLLQAAFDGRSDDEGRVVWEDAPPGEHHFDIEARGYLRTNHVAIPADGREHVVTLPPALVVQGRVTDADTGRPVPRFRLVLGWPRYDPAQQRTTAQFSSIDRFALDFTGGTYRHSLEEQVIEGTDDPRFVVKFEAEGYLPHLSRPLRYDEGVVTLDVALEVTSEIEVTVVDPAGRVASGTHVGLVFPGAALKLSAGRLTTDSFSRTGALKQADANGRVKLVDDPQVTRLIFAHPAGYLETSFPALEADEFVRLQPWGRIEGEFLGPAGSREGKLVRVFPWELRHGELDFDLTAATDGNGRFLFPQAPPGPVRVSHWIVTDLGNGSSSATSGQMVEATVMPGESIQVTLGGGYRVTGRLQLPAGFTAPPGAHWMAVLHTPFPEPPAEIRDDPATLQQWFQTPEMKELARRAKQVPVALQPDGSFAADSVSEGDYRLSIALIPPAGPQADGVRTVAPLLTAKHDLTIPSEPVVGELQLGVIATEVSSGAP; this is translated from the coding sequence ATGAACGCATCTGATTCCGAGCTGCTTCAGCAGTTTGTCCGTGACGGCTCCGAGGGCGCCTTCACGGAACTCGTCCACCGCCATGTGAACCTGGTCTACTCCGCCGCGATGCGGCAGGTGGGTCCCGACGTGTCGGCCGCCGCGGATGTGACCCAATCCGTCTTCACCGACCTGGCGCGCAAGGCCCGGCAGCTCACGCGCCATCCCACGTTGACCGGATGGCTCTACAGCAGCACCCGCTTTGCGGCGGCCCAACAGCGCCGCACCGAATCCCGCCGTCTTGTCCGTGAAACCGCCGCCCATGCCATGTCCCAACTGCTTTCCTCCGACGCATCTGAACCCGACTGGAACCGGCTTCGTCCCGTCCTCGACGAGGCGATGCACGATCTCAACGAGGCCGATCGGCAGGCTGTGCTGCTGCGATTCTTCGAGCAGCGCCCGCTCTCGGAGATCGGCGCGCGGCTTGGGCTGTCGGAGAACACGGCGCGAATGCGCGTCGAGCGTGCGCTCGATAAACTGCATGCAGCGCTGACGAAACGCGGCATCACCTCCACCACGGCGGCCCTGGGCGCGACCCTGGGGGCCCACGCGGTGGGCGCCGTCCCGGTGGGGCTCGTCGAGCGGATCGCCCCGGCGGCGAGGTCGGGTGCCGCCACCGCAACGGCCGGTGGCGCGGTTCCGGGGAAGTTGATGCTGGCAGCACTCGCGCTGGTGCTGGGCATCGGCGCGCTGATGTGGACGAGCCGGCACGCCTGGAACGGCGCGGATTCCACGGGAGCGCCCACGGGCCTCGACCGACATGCGGTCGCCGCGGACGCATCAGACGGCGGGCCGGCGATCGCTCCCGGGGACGACGTGGAGAATGCCGCGGACGGACCCGCATCTGCCGCGGCAGCCGAACCTGCACTCCTCTCCGCCGACGCCTCCGGGGGTGACAACGAACCTGCGCTCACGCTCACCATTCTGACGAAGGATTCCGGCCGTCCCGTGCCCAACGTGATCGTGAACTACCGCGGATGGGAGGGATCCCACTTCACCAAGCGCCGTATTGCGGGCACGCGACAGGGCGAGGCGACCGTGCGGGTGCCACCGGGAACGACCCGGTTGGAACTGATCACCGTGGCGGAGGGCTTTGCCGACACGAAGCTGCGCTGGGTGCCTGAGCGCGGTGACACCATCCCCACGAACTACACGGTGCGGCTGGAACGGGCGGCACGGATTGGCGGCACAGTGGTGGATCCCGAGGGCCGGCCGGTCGCCGGGGCCAAGGTGGGCTGGAATCACATTGACGATGGTCTGGATCCAAAGGGCATCGAAAGCCAGGAGTTCGACTGGATCGAGGTGGAAACCGATGCGGTGGGACGCTGGCAGATCCACCGGATCGCGGAATCCATGCTGGAGCGCCTTACCGGCGGCGCCACGCATCCGGAGTTTCAACCGGCAGCGCATGTGGGCCACCATGGCTGGCCGGAACGCGACGCCCTGGTGAAGCAGTTGCGCAACCAGACTCATGTCTTCCGACTCAAGGCTGCCGGCCAGCTGCAAGGCATCGTCCTCAACGAAGCCGGGGAACCGCTGGCGGGTGCAACGGTCCTGGTGGGCAGGAAGGGATTCGTCGGAAGCCGCGAGTCCAGGACGGAACCGGACGGCACCTTCGAAGTTCGCGGCACCGAACTGGGCGCGACGCCAGTGACGGCCGAGGCGGAAGGGTACGCATCCAAAACCGTTCAACTCACTCTGACGCGGGAGAACGCCCCCGTGCAACTCGTCCTTGGGCCAGGAACCCCGTTGCGGTTGCGTCTGGTGAACCAGGCCGGCGCACCGGTGTCCCAGGCTTATGTGTGGCTGAACACGATGGATCGGAGCCCCCAACCGGTGGGCGCGGTGACGACGCTGCTGCAGGCCGCCTTTGACGGACGTTCCGACGACGAGGGTCGCGTCGTCTGGGAAGATGCACCTCCGGGAGAGCATCACTTCGATATCGAGGCGCGCGGTTACCTGCGGACCAATCACGTCGCCATCCCCGCCGATGGCCGGGAACACGTCGTCACGTTGCCACCGGCGCTGGTGGTTCAGGGGCGGGTTACGGATGCCGACACGGGCCGGCCGGTGCCCAGGTTCCGGCTGGTGCTGGGCTGGCCCCGATACGATCCAGCGCAGCAGCGCACCACGGCGCAGTTCAGTTCGATTGACCGGTTCGCGCTCGATTTCACTGGCGGCACCTACCGTCATTCTTTGGAGGAACAGGTGATCGAGGGCACGGACGACCCTCGATTTGTCGTCAAGTTCGAGGCGGAGGGCTATCTGCCGCACCTCTCGCGTCCGCTCCGTTATGACGAAGGTGTGGTGACGCTCGACGTGGCGCTGGAGGTGACGTCGGAAATCGAGGTGACGGTCGTGGACCCCGCCGGTCGCGTCGCCTCCGGAACCCATGTGGGGCTGGTTTTTCCGGGTGCGGCTCTAAAGTTGTCTGCCGGCCGGTTGACGACGGATTCCTTTTCCCGTACCGGCGCCTTGAAGCAGGCGGACGCCAACGGCCGGGTCAAGCTGGTGGATGACCCGCAGGTGACGCGTCTGATCTTCGCGCACCCGGCGGGGTACCTCGAAACCAGCTTCCCCGCTTTGGAAGCCGATGAATTCGTCCGCCTGCAACCGTGGGGCCGCATCGAGGGCGAATTTCTGGGTCCTGCCGGTTCCCGCGAGGGCAAATTGGTGAGGGTATTTCCATGGGAGCTGCGTCACGGGGAGCTGGATTTTGACCTTACAGCCGCCACAGATGGGAACGGACGGTTCCTGTTCCCGCAGGCGCCGCCCGGTCCCGTCCGCGTGAGTCACTGGATCGTCACGGACCTGGGCAATGGCAGCTCCAGTGCGACGTCGGGACAGATGGTGGAAGCAACCGTGATGCCTGGCGAAAGCATCCAAGTGACCCTGGGAGGCGGATATCGGGTCACCGGACGCCTGCAATTGCCGGCAGGATTCACGGCGCCGCCGGGAGCCCATTGGATGGCGGTGCTGCACACGCCATTCCCCGAGCCTCCCGCAGAGATTCGCGACGATCCCGCCACGCTTCAGCAGTGGTTTCAGACGCCGGAGATGAAGGAACTGGCCCGCCGGGCCAAGCAGGTGCCCGTGGCCCTGCAGCCGGACGGCTCCTTTGCTGCGGACTCGGTGAGCGAAGGGGACTACCGCCTTTCCATCGCGCTGATCCCTCCGGCCGGGCCGCAAGCGGACGGCGTCCGTACAGTCGCCCCACTGCTGACTGCGAAACACGATCTGACGATTCCGTCCGAGCCGGTGGTTGGCGAACTCCAACTCGGTGTCATTGCAACGGAAGTATCATCCGGGGCGCCGTAG
- a CDS encoding sigma-70 family RNA polymerase sigma factor, whose protein sequence is MNPEHSQHFVTTRWTRVMAAHGDSESARTALAELCSAYYGPVVAYLAHTGCHPDEPREVAHEFFASLLTRHGVSGANPDRGRFRSYLLGALKHFIANRRLHASREKRGGQADHLPIGAGTDTRSELPLPDATPRLEAMFDHHWAMAVVERALGLQESEAVAAGAADQFHVLKAWLSFESDPGSHAAAASQLRMTEGAVRVAIHRLRRRFREHVRAEIAQTLPAGSDVRAELRHLIEALATPPQP, encoded by the coding sequence GTGAACCCCGAGCATTCCCAGCATTTCGTCACCACCCGATGGACCCGGGTCATGGCCGCCCACGGCGATTCCGAATCAGCCCGGACTGCGCTGGCCGAACTCTGCTCCGCGTACTATGGCCCCGTCGTCGCCTACCTCGCCCACACCGGATGCCACCCCGACGAGCCCCGCGAAGTCGCCCATGAATTCTTCGCCTCTCTGTTGACCCGACACGGAGTATCCGGCGCAAATCCGGATCGCGGGCGTTTCCGCTCCTACCTCCTGGGCGCGCTCAAGCACTTCATCGCCAACCGCCGCCTGCATGCCTCGCGCGAAAAGCGCGGCGGCCAGGCCGATCACCTGCCCATCGGTGCCGGCACCGACACCCGTTCCGAACTCCCGTTGCCCGACGCCACTCCGCGATTGGAGGCGATGTTCGACCATCACTGGGCCATGGCGGTTGTGGAGCGGGCCCTCGGACTTCAGGAATCCGAAGCCGTTGCCGCCGGCGCCGCCGATCAATTCCACGTGCTCAAGGCATGGCTCTCCTTCGAGTCCGATCCCGGTTCCCACGCTGCCGCAGCATCGCAACTCCGCATGACCGAGGGCGCCGTGCGCGTCGCCATCCATCGTCTCCGCCGGCGCTTTCGTGAACACGTCCGCGCCGAGATTGCGCAGACCCTGCCGGCCGGAAGTGACGTGCGTGCCGAACTCCGGCACTTGATCGAGGCGCTTGCGACTCCGCCCCAGCCATGA
- a CDS encoding type II toxin-antitoxin system death-on-curing family toxin, with protein MRASPANCLHLTVEMVRQIHTAAISRFGGSEGTRAPALLESAVAAPQASFGGVSPYQDLEEMAAGYLFHLCRNHPFIDGNKRAALGACLVFLRLNGLQPQEDGPEWESLALDVAAGRLDREETTRRLRALVRPGK; from the coding sequence ATGAGGGCTTCACCCGCAAACTGCCTGCACCTGACCGTCGAAATGGTCCGCCAGATCCACACGGCGGCGATCTCACGCTTTGGGGGCTCGGAGGGCACCCGGGCGCCTGCCCTGCTGGAATCGGCAGTGGCGGCTCCACAGGCCAGCTTTGGCGGGGTGTCGCCCTACCAGGATCTAGAGGAGATGGCTGCCGGATACCTCTTCCACCTGTGCCGGAATCATCCGTTTATTGATGGCAACAAACGGGCCGCGCTGGGTGCGTGCCTGGTGTTTCTCCGTTTGAACGGCCTGCAGCCTCAGGAAGACGGTCCCGAATGGGAATCCCTGGCCCTGGACGTGGCGGCAGGCCGTCTGGACCGGGAAGAAACCACGCGTCGCCTGCGGGCCTTGGTGCGGCCCGGGAAGTAA
- a CDS encoding haloacid dehalogenase-like hydrolase: MHRLIAIVSATGILLSAPSAPPARADELPSWNEVPSRAAIVEFVEKVTKVGSPDFVAVEDRIAVFDNDGTLWAEQPAYFQLFYAIHRVKAMATGHPEWKTQEPFKSLLAGDVPSALAGGEKAVMEIVAATHSGMTLAEFEASVREWIATARHPVTGRRFTEMIYQPMLELLGYLRLNGFTTYIVSGGGIEFMRPWVEATYGVPPERVIGSSLKTTFELRDGTPVLVKQPEIGSVTDGPGKPVNINLHIGRRPIAAFGNSDGDLQMLQWTAARGGAHLCLLVHHTDAGREWRYDRDSSIGRLDKALDAANRHGWTVVDMKKDWSTIFVPVTAPSPPVLPDL, encoded by the coding sequence GTGCACCGCTTGATCGCCATCGTCTCCGCAACGGGCATTCTCCTGTCCGCCCCCTCCGCTCCTCCCGCGCGTGCCGATGAGCTCCCCTCGTGGAACGAGGTTCCCTCCCGCGCCGCGATCGTCGAGTTCGTGGAGAAGGTCACCAAAGTGGGCTCACCAGACTTCGTCGCGGTCGAGGACCGAATCGCCGTCTTCGACAACGACGGCACGCTCTGGGCAGAGCAGCCGGCCTATTTCCAGCTTTTCTATGCGATCCATCGGGTGAAGGCGATGGCGACCGGGCATCCGGAGTGGAAAACGCAGGAGCCCTTCAAATCGCTCCTCGCTGGAGACGTTCCGTCGGCGCTTGCGGGAGGGGAGAAGGCGGTGATGGAGATCGTCGCCGCCACGCATTCGGGGATGACCCTTGCCGAGTTCGAGGCGTCGGTCCGGGAGTGGATTGCCACGGCGCGTCATCCGGTCACCGGGCGCCGCTTCACGGAGATGATCTACCAGCCAATGCTCGAACTGCTGGGGTACCTGCGCCTGAACGGGTTCACCACGTACATCGTCTCCGGCGGCGGAATCGAGTTCATGCGACCCTGGGTGGAGGCCACCTACGGGGTTCCGCCCGAGCGCGTGATCGGCTCGAGCCTGAAGACCACCTTCGAACTGCGCGACGGCACTCCGGTGCTCGTGAAGCAGCCCGAGATCGGCAGCGTCACCGACGGTCCGGGAAAGCCGGTCAACATCAACCTGCACATCGGTCGTCGCCCGATCGCGGCGTTCGGCAATTCCGACGGCGATCTTCAGATGCTGCAGTGGACCGCGGCAAGAGGTGGCGCCCATCTCTGCCTGCTCGTCCACCACACCGATGCCGGACGCGAATGGCGCTACGACCGCGACTCAAGTATCGGCCGGCTCGACAAGGCGCTTGACGCGGCCAACCGCCATGGCTGGACCGTCGTCGACATGAAGAAGGACTGGTCCACGATCTTCGTTCCAGTCACGGCGCCTTCTCCTCCAGTTCTCCCAGACCTTTAG
- a CDS encoding serine/threonine protein kinase yields MDSSQSPVCCPGCRRPLEPGRALGLCPRCLLARVAFDTGGDSDATPPSPPALDTVAAAFPQLEIEELIGRGGMGVVYRARQKSLNRPIALKLLAPGRERDPAFADRFAREARALAALSHPNIVTVHDFGFAPTASTGQPGGFYFLLMEFVDGVNLRQAMQAGRFTPEQALAIVPPVCTALQFAHERGIVHRDIKPENLLLDKEGRIKIADFGIARILSDTPSPNDSGQPASESRSGPSLTAHSAAGTPQYMAPEQRDPAAGSDHRADIYSLGVVLYELLTGELPGARLQPPSHKVQVDVRLDEIVLRALAVQPELRYATAAEFRTQLDSITVRPSPPQPLDTQPPPAPRLLKTGGALIHTPEELATFYGQFWAMHNRGQLVLDERRLTYVVKGVQYVIPLDTIRDVSIGQYPRNMNPFGLEMLSVTHEVDGQLHQRFIAPNEGLLSWPSSRSARLAEWQVTLRDAVTRVSGREPDFTPRSQLKVPPGHPGAASALIIAFLIPILVSIVLANASGRSSPLPFIAGYASSMIAFLVAVGGGYRVRQTLPCGDAQVPSTRPWSRIVGMLLLLAGLALPVVISSWTASRHDLPTAQLIREIQVTRAEESRLQQDIALQPPPPTASDSDASPGIFEALSIHLARSLASASEHRANLERALGQPTSRPPRWQGFLPSLPLILAGALLLRPPGGAQSSAPPRRWMQWTGAACLILGTPLLAFGVWIAVQIANDRSWNPVPAEAVLTFTTWIGSVLLLISGTTLLALARPHTCSHSWRRIFALTLPALLASTALAGLLGFSRVRSGFSTAPSTGVSQLAVEPLRQEDNRIIVRVVATVPDHPVQLRVALDGPTLSDAALEQIALHRDPPFAEARSGQPSGNRPTRFLPQGDHNWEVALIFPDAAAAVETYRNLQRQEWGGAGLGIWPIFETIASNGGTYRAAIEVVPAQILGSPDWVSITGSSSFNESSLRLQWSLTVGAPGFAQFALGSRLSSIPTHAPLSQGETVEVTIDRLANDQVRIRTVLPGASTTQEVPGDFGTIAQAILGSTCWGAQGSRADLFQLCSIQGEPLQMRIHSITPVRPPAPLWRWILMVLPFLVLFLLAGLVLAFLAGGRTRKMAVVLGIPLLLLLVSAVLIAGWMTIGQYKRPLPIPPVTIERPTW; encoded by the coding sequence ATGGACTCATCGCAGTCACCCGTTTGCTGCCCGGGTTGCCGGCGCCCCCTGGAGCCCGGCCGCGCCCTGGGCCTCTGCCCGCGCTGTCTTCTCGCCCGCGTCGCCTTCGACACCGGGGGGGATTCCGACGCCACACCGCCCTCCCCTCCGGCTCTCGACACCGTCGCCGCCGCCTTTCCTCAACTCGAAATCGAGGAACTCATCGGACGCGGCGGGATGGGCGTCGTTTATCGTGCCCGCCAAAAATCCCTGAACCGCCCCATCGCCCTCAAACTCCTCGCCCCGGGTCGCGAGCGGGATCCCGCCTTTGCCGACCGCTTCGCCCGCGAAGCGCGTGCGCTTGCCGCACTCAGTCACCCCAACATCGTCACCGTCCACGATTTCGGCTTCGCCCCGACGGCATCCACTGGTCAACCGGGAGGCTTCTACTTCCTGCTCATGGAGTTCGTGGACGGTGTGAACCTCCGTCAGGCCATGCAGGCTGGACGGTTCACTCCCGAACAAGCCCTCGCCATCGTTCCGCCCGTCTGCACCGCGCTCCAGTTCGCCCACGAACGCGGCATCGTGCATCGCGACATCAAACCCGAGAACCTCCTCCTCGACAAAGAAGGCCGGATCAAGATCGCCGACTTCGGCATCGCCCGCATCCTTTCCGACACCCCCTCCCCAAACGACTCCGGCCAACCAGCATCCGAATCCAGAAGCGGCCCAAGTCTGACCGCCCATTCCGCGGCCGGAACCCCACAGTACATGGCCCCGGAGCAGCGCGATCCAGCCGCCGGTTCCGATCACCGGGCCGACATCTATTCACTCGGCGTCGTCCTCTACGAACTTCTGACCGGTGAACTTCCCGGCGCCCGGCTCCAACCCCCGTCCCACAAGGTCCAGGTGGATGTCCGGCTCGACGAAATCGTCCTGCGTGCGCTCGCCGTACAACCCGAACTCCGTTACGCCACCGCCGCGGAATTCCGCACCCAACTCGATTCCATCACCGTCCGTCCCTCCCCGCCCCAGCCACTCGACACCCAGCCCCCGCCGGCTCCCCGCCTGCTCAAAACCGGGGGCGCCCTGATCCACACCCCGGAAGAACTTGCGACCTTCTACGGCCAGTTCTGGGCCATGCACAATCGCGGCCAACTCGTGCTGGACGAACGGCGTCTCACGTACGTCGTCAAAGGCGTCCAGTACGTCATCCCCCTCGATACGATCCGCGACGTCAGTATCGGACAGTATCCGCGGAACATGAACCCGTTCGGATTGGAGATGCTGAGCGTGACCCATGAAGTGGACGGCCAACTCCACCAACGCTTCATCGCCCCCAACGAAGGTTTGCTTTCATGGCCGTCAAGCCGCAGTGCACGGCTCGCCGAATGGCAGGTCACTCTCCGGGACGCCGTCACCCGGGTCTCCGGACGCGAACCCGATTTCACCCCGCGTTCCCAACTCAAAGTTCCACCCGGGCATCCCGGGGCCGCCAGTGCCCTGATTATCGCGTTCCTGATCCCCATCCTGGTTTCAATCGTCCTCGCGAACGCAAGCGGCAGGAGCTCCCCACTGCCCTTCATCGCGGGATACGCCTCCAGCATGATCGCCTTTCTCGTGGCTGTCGGCGGCGGATACCGCGTTCGCCAAACCCTGCCCTGTGGCGACGCTCAAGTCCCTTCAACCCGTCCTTGGAGCCGGATCGTCGGTATGCTCCTGCTGCTGGCAGGACTCGCGCTGCCCGTTGTGATCTCGAGCTGGACCGCATCCCGGCACGATCTTCCGACCGCCCAATTGATTCGGGAAATTCAGGTCACCCGGGCGGAGGAATCCCGTCTCCAGCAAGACATCGCCCTCCAACCTCCGCCCCCAACCGCTTCAGATTCGGACGCCAGCCCCGGCATATTCGAAGCCTTGAGCATCCATCTCGCCCGATCGCTGGCCTCCGCATCCGAACACCGCGCCAACCTCGAGCGTGCCCTTGGTCAGCCCACATCCCGGCCACCCCGCTGGCAGGGTTTCCTTCCTTCCCTACCCCTGATTCTCGCCGGGGCACTGCTCCTCCGCCCGCCCGGGGGAGCGCAGTCCTCCGCTCCGCCTCGACGCTGGATGCAATGGACCGGTGCAGCCTGCCTGATCCTCGGAACGCCGCTGCTGGCCTTCGGTGTCTGGATCGCCGTTCAGATTGCCAATGACCGCAGTTGGAACCCCGTTCCCGCCGAAGCCGTCCTGACCTTTACCACCTGGATCGGCAGCGTCCTTTTACTCATCTCCGGCACCACCCTGCTCGCCCTGGCCCGCCCGCACACCTGCTCGCACTCCTGGCGCAGGATCTTCGCCCTGACCTTGCCGGCCCTCCTCGCCTCCACCGCCCTCGCCGGTTTGCTGGGTTTTTCCCGAGTCCGATCCGGATTCTCGACGGCCCCATCAACTGGCGTCAGCCAGCTCGCCGTCGAACCGCTGCGCCAGGAGGACAATCGCATCATCGTCCGCGTCGTCGCCACGGTGCCGGACCACCCGGTCCAACTCCGCGTCGCACTTGATGGCCCCACCCTCTCCGACGCGGCCTTAGAACAGATTGCCCTCCATCGCGATCCGCCCTTTGCCGAGGCCCGTTCCGGTCAGCCCTCGGGAAATCGCCCCACCCGCTTCCTCCCGCAGGGAGACCACAACTGGGAGGTCGCCCTCATCTTTCCCGACGCCGCCGCCGCGGTCGAAACCTATCGGAACCTTCAACGCCAGGAATGGGGCGGGGCCGGGCTCGGCATCTGGCCGATCTTTGAAACCATTGCATCCAACGGCGGGACCTACCGCGCCGCGATCGAAGTGGTTCCCGCACAGATCTTGGGTTCTCCCGACTGGGTCTCGATCACGGGCTCCAGCAGCTTCAACGAATCATCGCTCCGGCTGCAATGGTCCCTCACCGTGGGCGCTCCCGGATTCGCACAGTTCGCATTGGGTTCCCGGCTTTCCTCCATCCCGACACATGCACCGCTCTCGCAGGGGGAGACCGTCGAGGTAACGATTGACCGGCTGGCCAACGACCAGGTCCGCATCCGGACCGTGCTGCCTGGTGCATCCACCACCCAGGAAGTTCCCGGGGATTTCGGGACCATTGCGCAGGCGATTCTGGGTTCCACCTGCTGGGGCGCCCAGGGTTCACGCGCCGACCTCTTCCAGTTGTGCAGCATCCAGGGCGAACCCCTTCAGATGCGGATCCATTCCATCACGCCAGTCCGGCCCCCCGCACCCCTGTGGCGCTGGATCCTGATGGTGCTGCCGTTTCTTGTGCTGTTCCTGCTGGCCGGACTCGTCCTCGCCTTCCTCGCCGGTGGACGCACCCGCAAAATGGCCGTCGTCCTCGGCATCCCGCTGCTCTTGCTGCTCGTTTCCGCGGTGCTGATCGCCGGATGGATGACCATCGGGCAATACAAGAGACCGCTGCCCATCCCGCCTGTGACCATCGAACGTCCAACCTGGTGA